Within Desulfocurvus vexinensis DSM 17965, the genomic segment GCCTTCCACCCGCGCTGCCCCAAGAAGTGCGCCCTCTGCTCCGAAGAGGCGCCCGCGCTGCTCTCGCGTGAAAGCGGCAGCCTTGTCGCCTGCCACTGCGTGTAGGACGGAGGACCCCAGGACGTGAAAGTGGAACCCGCAAACACCGCACACCTGCTCGAGGTCCGCAACCTCGTCAAGCATTTCGACATCTCCGGCGGGCTGCTCGAACAGCTGACCCTGGACGGCGGCCGCGTGACCCGCAGGCGGACCGTGGTGCGCGCCGTCAACGATGTGTCCCTGGCCATCCTGCCCGGCGAGACGCTCTCGGTGGTCGGCGAGTCGGGCTGCGGCAAGTCCACCCTGGCCCGGGCCGTCATGGGCCTGTATCCGCCGACCTCCGGCGAGGTGCGCTACGAGGGCGCGCGCATCGACCAGCTGGATTCCCGGGCCATGATGCCCTACCGGCGCAAGATGCAGATGGTCTTTCAGGACCCCTACGCCTCCCTCAACCCGCGCATGACCGTGCGCCAGATCCTGGAGGAGCCGCTGCGCTTCCACCACCCCGGCCAGACCGACGCCGCCGTGCGCGACAAGGTGGCCGAGGTCATGCGCCAGGTGGGCGTGCGTCCCGGCTGGGCCGACAACTACCCCCACGAATTCTCCGGCGGCCAGCGCCAGCGCATCTCCATCGCCCGCGCCCTGATGGTCGATCCGGCCTTCATCGTGGCCGACGAGCCCATCGCCGCCCTGGACGTGTCCATCCAGGCCCAGATCCTGAACCTGCTCATGGACGCCCAGGACCAGCGCGGCCTGACCTACCTGTTCATCAGCCACGACCTGTCGGTGGTGCGCCACATCTCCACCCGCGTGGCGGTGATGTACCTGGGCTGCCTGTGCGAGCTGGCGCCCACGGACCCGCTCTTCGACGCGCCCCTGCACCCGTACACCCAGGCCCTGCTTTCGGCCATCCCCCGGCTCGGGGGCACGGCCAGCGGGCATATCCGGCTCACCGGCGACGTGCCCACGCCCATCAACCTGCCCCCCGGGTGCGTGTTCCATGGCCGTTGCCGCCATGCGGACCCGCGCTGCCGCGAGGAGGTGCCCGCCCTGCGCGAGCCCGCCCCGGGCCGCTTCGTGGCCTGCCACGCCGTGGAGGAGGGGCGCATCTGACGCCAAAGGCCATCATGGACGATACGAAACTGCCCTGGCATGTCTACCTGCTGACCTGCGCCGACGGAACGCTGTACTGCGGCGTGACCAACGATCTCACGCGCCGCCTGGCCGAGCACAACGCGGGCACCGGCGCCAAGTACACCCGCTCGCGCCTGCCCGTGGCCCTTACGGCCAGCGCACCCTTTGCCGACCGCTCGGCGGCCCAGGCCGCCGAGGCCGTGGTCAAGGCCCGCCCGCGCGCCAGCAAGGTGGACTACCTGCTGGCCCTGGCCGCCGCGCCGCGCTTCGGCCAGCCCGACCCGGCCCAGGCCGCGCCCGAAAAGAAGCCCCGCTCCGCCAGGGCCCCCAGGGGCAAGGCCCCCGACGCGCCACAGGCCGGGGGCCGGACGGCCAAACCCGAGGCCGCAGCCGAGGCGCAGGCGCCCGGCGCGCCGCAGCCCGGGGCCGCAGCCGCGCCAAAGCCCAAGGCCGGGGGCCGGAAGGCCGCCCCCAAGACGCCCGCAGCCCAGCCCACGGCCACCCCGGCGCCCGAGGCCGCAGCGGCCAAGGCCCCCAAGGGTGGCGCCCGGCCCCGCGAGGCCATGCCCGAGGCCCAGCCCGCGCCCCGGGGCAAGGGCCGCGCCGCCGCGCCCAAGGCTGCGCCCCAGGCCCAGGCGCCCGCCAGCGCCCCGGCGCCCGAGGGCGCCGCCGGGCCCAAAACCAGGGGCAAGGGCCAACAGGCCGCCGCCCCGGCCCCCGAGGCCCGGCCCGCCGCCCGGGCCAAAACGTCCGCTCCGGCCCCGGCCTCCGAGGCTGCCGCGCCCGCAGCCAAGGGCAAAGGCGGAGCCAAGGCCGCCAGCGCCCCGGCTTCCGGCGCGCCTGCCTCGGCGCCCCGGGCCAGAGGCCGGGCCGCCGCCAGCACCTCGGCGCCCGAAGGCGAGGCCCCGGCGCCCCGGGCCAAGGGCAGGGGAGCGACCAGGGGCGAAGCCCCGGCTCCGGCGCCCAAAGCCAGGGCCCAGGGCGAAGCCCCGGCCCCCCGGGCCAAGGGCGGCGCGGCCCAGGGCGAGGCCCCGGCCCGGGAGCCCCGGCCCAAGGCGAAGCAGGCCCCCAAGGCCCGGCCCGCCGAGGCAGCGCCCCAGGCCGCGCCCGTGGTCTGCCTGCCCCCGCGCGACCTGCTGGACCGCCGCCTGGCCCCGCGCCGCGCGGTGGCCGACGTGGAGCCCCTGCGCGGCAAGATCACCAAGGAAGACATCGGCCTGCTGCCCCTGGGCGCCTGGTGCGGCGAGATCGTCATCGTGGACACGCCGCGCGCCGCCGAGGCCGCCGCCCGCGACATGCGCGCCGAGACCGTGCTCGGCTTCGACACCGAAAGCCGCCCGGCCTTCATGAAGGGCCGCTACTACCTGCCCTCGCTGATCCAGATGGCCACCACCGAGACGGTGTACATCTACATGCTCGGGCGCCTGGCCTTCCCGGACAGCCTGATGGCCATTTTCGAGGACCCGAGCATCATCAAGACCGGCGTGGCCGTGCGCGACGACGTGAAGGACCTGCAACGCATCACGCCCTTCGCCGCCCGGGGCTTCATCGACCTGGGCGTGGTCGCCCTGTACCACAAGCTGGACACCCACGGCCTGCGCAACCTGGCGGCCAAGTTCCTGGGCATCCGCATCTCCAAGGCCGCGCGCTGCACCAACTGGGCCAACCCCCGGCTGACCCCGGCCCAGATCAACTACGCCGCCACCGACGCCTGGATCAGCCGCGAGCTGTTCCTGGCCATGGACCGCGAGGGGCTCATCGACCCCGCGCGCGACTACGACAACGGCAACGGCGTGCCCGAGCAGGCCAAGGACAGCAAGACCCGGGCCCGCG encodes:
- a CDS encoding GIY-YIG nuclease family protein, which encodes MDDTKLPWHVYLLTCADGTLYCGVTNDLTRRLAEHNAGTGAKYTRSRLPVALTASAPFADRSAAQAAEAVVKARPRASKVDYLLALAAAPRFGQPDPAQAAPEKKPRSARAPRGKAPDAPQAGGRTAKPEAAAEAQAPGAPQPGAAAAPKPKAGGRKAAPKTPAAQPTATPAPEAAAAKAPKGGARPREAMPEAQPAPRGKGRAAAPKAAPQAQAPASAPAPEGAAGPKTRGKGQQAAAPAPEARPAARAKTSAPAPASEAAAPAAKGKGGAKAASAPASGAPASAPRARGRAAASTSAPEGEAPAPRAKGRGATRGEAPAPAPKARAQGEAPAPRAKGGAAQGEAPAREPRPKAKQAPKARPAEAAPQAAPVVCLPPRDLLDRRLAPRRAVADVEPLRGKITKEDIGLLPLGAWCGEIVIVDTPRAAEAAARDMRAETVLGFDTESRPAFMKGRYYLPSLIQMATTETVYIYMLGRLAFPDSLMAIFEDPSIIKTGVAVRDDVKDLQRITPFAARGFIDLGVVALYHKLDTHGLRNLAAKFLGIRISKAARCTNWANPRLTPAQINYAATDAWISRELFLAMDREGLIDPARDYDNGNGVPEQAKDSKTRARVRRGGRSRRR
- a CDS encoding ABC transporter ATP-binding protein, which codes for MKVEPANTAHLLEVRNLVKHFDISGGLLEQLTLDGGRVTRRRTVVRAVNDVSLAILPGETLSVVGESGCGKSTLARAVMGLYPPTSGEVRYEGARIDQLDSRAMMPYRRKMQMVFQDPYASLNPRMTVRQILEEPLRFHHPGQTDAAVRDKVAEVMRQVGVRPGWADNYPHEFSGGQRQRISIARALMVDPAFIVADEPIAALDVSIQAQILNLLMDAQDQRGLTYLFISHDLSVVRHISTRVAVMYLGCLCELAPTDPLFDAPLHPYTQALLSAIPRLGGTASGHIRLTGDVPTPINLPPGCVFHGRCRHADPRCREEVPALREPAPGRFVACHAVEEGRI